From the genome of Brachionichthys hirsutus isolate HB-005 chromosome 9, CSIRO-AGI_Bhir_v1, whole genome shotgun sequence:
ACATCATCCCTGCCTCAATCAGGGAAGAGTCTGTTAGAGCATTTGTGAAAGAAAGCAGCCGGCGACCTTTAAGATGGAGAGGCTCGGCTGTTGTTGCATCCTGGCCGTCGTTTTTCATCAGATCTGGAACACAGATGCATCCTTTACCTGAGGTGGAAGTAAAATGccagagctcccccccccccggtctggtCTTTGCTGCCATGtttcatgattaaaaaaacaacaacaactgttgcAATCAGCTCATCTGTTGGTTCAAACAGAAGCTGCATATTTGTTGAAGCAAAGAGAAGTACTTTGCCTCCTTTTGTGTGGGTAAatgagttagggttagggtgttgTAGCCCTTTGAGGTGCTGAACTACAGAGTGCTGATTTCAATTCATAACACTGACAAACATTAACCCACCATAATTTTCCTAgaacagttcttttttttttttttttttttacatgtgatCCATTTGCCATTTGTCACACTTCTCATCGACTCCCAGGCCTCACTGAGCTGGAAAGCAAGCATCAAACGTTTCTCTGCATTATTCATATCCGGTCCAGCTACGACCAgcaatggggtgggggggggggtgcaccagTCAGCTTTTCAGGGGGGATGTTATCTGAATGCAGGTTCAATTACGAGACATTTCTCACCCTCCAGTCTGAATAGAAAATGATGACAAGTCACAGCCTTCAGGTATTAAAATACGTATGAGTTATTCATGTTCAGCCATTTATACAGATCCTATATCTTGGGTGTGGTCTGTCGGAACATGAgactgattaaaaatgaaaacacatgaCACGTGAAAATCTAATCAAAGGgaagatacttttttttattttctttgctatATAATTGCATCAACACCCTCAGCAGAAATGTCATTTATAGAATACCTCCATTAAATAACTCCAATGCAAACACTCCTATTCACTAGTGGTTAGTTGACGTGCTGGTgagaaaaagcaacaaaaaaaatatccccGCCTTTTACTCATTAGCCGAGTTCATTCAGTTCACAGTGCAGCTGGAGCTTCTGAGAGTCCGTGGTGCTGATGACCGATGAGCTGCAGCCGTGCACCCTGCTGAtcgctcctcctgcagcgccgCCATCAAGAAAACCATAACGGTTCAGTGGTAAGAATCAAAGAAGAGCCGATTCTAATTTCATTTAACAAgcaaatctttttgtttttgtttttttctaataAGGAATAATCATCACAACCTCAAATCATAACTAAATCATGAATTCCTCGTACCGTAATTGCATTTGTTTATGCACGCAAACTGtactaaaaaaaatactaaatataaTTAAGATGGCAAATGTTTTCATAGAAAATAGTTTACCAAGTTGTTTTAAAGCGGACTTGCATTATAGTACATGAACATGTGTTTCCAATGACAAAATGAggtttcaaaaataaaaagaacgcTCACTGGTCAGCAACACTGTGccagagtgccccccccccccctgatgtcattgcattaaaaaaacaatttaatgttAGTGTGACCTCATAATATCCCTCCTTCATCAAGCCTGCCCCTAGAATCTGGGACCACGTCTGGGTTATCAGGTACTTCTGAATCAAATGTATTGATCTTTGGTCCATTCCtgatatcaccccccccccccccaaaaaaataaaaataaaaataaaaataaagaaattcagCAAAATTCATTTGAAACTTTTTCAGATCATGTTgacataaagacaaaaaaaacaagcacacaaacaaacgaacaaacaaataaaccaacACCATAATTGTACCCTGTTGTTGCTTGAGGGGCAGTTTCAGCCATCGCTGCCAACATGAACCCTTGTGTCGGATGCTCTGCTGTTACAAACGTTACTGTTGTGTTGTAAATAGTGGCTTTAGATGGGTTTTGATTGTACTTCTGGTACTTCTTTTATCCGTGCTGTGCAGGCCACGGTGCATATAAACGTGGCTGATAACAGGATGAAGCCAgtcctgtgtgctcctgtggGGCCGTCAGACCTCACTGACGCTGCTTCCACTCAGAATTTGCTGAGCGGCAGAGCGCCTGCCTTCACCAGCACAGCTGAAAGCAGGTCTGCCGGCCCAGAGGGATGCGGCGGCGCGGCGGCCGAGGGAGCTCCGTGCTTGCCATCGGAGTTCATCGATTTGGGAACCTTCCCTCTATTCAGCGTGGACTTGCCTTCCCCACTGCCCCCTCCTCCACCGAAACTGGTCTTGCTGTTCTCCGCTGTGGGGATGACTGTGCCGAGGTGGAGGTTGCCCACTCCCGGTGTCCCAGTGGACTCCATGCTGGTCagacagcagcacagcaggcgGAAGAACGCCGCCCTCATCTCCCGGCTGGACAGGGTGTATATCAGGGGGTTGAGGGCAGAGTTGAGGACAGCCAGAGCGATGAACCAGTCCACCTGGTAGAGCACGGGGCAATTGTCTGGACTGCAGCCGACatccagaagcagcaggaggaagaggggggtcCAGCAGATGACAAACACCCCAAGGACAATAACGACCGTCCGCAGCAGGGCCAGTGAACGCTCTGAAGGCCGGCTGCTCACCCTACGGCCACTGGAGGTCACCAGGCGGTAGATCCTAATGTAGAGGATGATGATGGCCACCAAGAGggcgctgaacacgctggtgcAGAAGGCCACGTAGCTCTTAGCGTAGAGCGGCAGCACTGTGGAGCAGGAGGCCATATTGTTCAGGCAGTTCCAGCCCAGGCTGGGCAGGGCGCTGAGCAGCACCGATACCAGCCAGCAGGCCGCCAGCAGGCCGAGGAGCCTCCCCCTGCCTGCCGTCTCGCACGGACGCAAACGAACCATGGTCATGTGCCGCTCAATCCCAATGGCCAGGAGGCTGAAGGTGGAAGCGCTGAGGGCCACGAACATGCTCCCTTCTCTGGCCAGCCACTGCACCGGCGTCAAGAAGAAGGTGTTGCGTCCTGAGGTGAAGATGTTCACCACGTAGGCCACTCCCGCCAGCATGTCGGACAGCGCCAGGTTTCCAATCAGGAAGTACATGCGGCTGTGGAAGCGCTTGTTCCTCCAGAGAGCGAGGAGGACGGTGACGTTCTCCAGGACGATCAGCACGCAGATGATGAGCAGCACGGCCATCTTGcaggcgccgccgccgcgagGCCGGTCCCACTTCCCAGAGTGGTTGTAATGGCTGACGATGACAGGATTCATGCCTTCCTGCAGTAGGTTCACCATCCTGCCTGCCTTTCGTCCTTGCCCCCACGCAGCAGAGGGCGCCACAGCCCCGGAcacagcagcggggggggggcgaggccgCTCAACCGGGCAGGGACATCATGGCTGGCGTACCAGAGCCTGGATGCAGCCAAGAGACATGGTTTGCTTCAGAAACCTCAAAATGTTCAACTTTGAAAAGTTACAATCAGCAACATGTTgcttagtttaaaaaaaatgtgttttttaaaatcatCCAAAAGGAAAATAAGCAGATTAGACCTCCGGTTTATGCCCGAGTCCTTAATATGACTGAAGCCACATCACTGAGATTAAaaacaactctctctctcacagtcaTTCCTGGCAGGATACCAGTACGAATACATAAACATGTATATTTAACGCAATATTAGtcttataaatacatttataaaatacagtaataaTAGAGGAAACCTGTAAACTACattgcaagttttttttttccatattgTTCTCCTTGGTAACGGGAAATACGCTTAAAGAAGTACTGTGATATTTACTGCTTGTCACTAAACGTCAGTGTAAAAAGTTACGGAATAACTGAGTTATTGTGCtttgtaataaaatgtttttttaattagacTTGATTATAATTGTGCGGCTTTAACGCCCTAATAAAGGTAAATTTTGTTTGAACACATCTCAATATAAGATTCCTCTTTGCTCTTCCATAAACTAATCTAACTAACCAAAGTTGCAGCAACTTAGTTCTCTCACCCTTTGGAGACGTCGCTCTCATCTAAACATCCCGCTGAGCGATGGACCACAGCAGGTACTCTTCTCCTCTGCGTAAAGGTGATCTGGTGCAAATGAAGGGACGTTTAAAAGCGCATTCACCTCAACGTGAAGTCAGAAGTCCATATCTTTTCCTCTCTGTATAAAGAAGTCACAATTCTGAAGGATGTCCCACCAAACGCCCACCGCTTGCTGCGTCCCGGTCCCGGATCCTTCAGCgtccccccctccacacacaccgTCTCTCTCTTCAGCCGTCCCGCCTTCACCCCCTCCCAGACAAAGGGGCGGGATCTTCCCCGACGTCCACACGTTGAGTCAGGGGAGAGGTCCATGCCACGCGCAAGACGTTCGGATGTTCAAATGCGCCACTTTACGCATAACTCAAATGTAGATTTCCAATGATTGTGACTGATTTCTGAAACGTACTTAAAGTCTGTTGCGAGCGTGTTTGTTCTGCTTCCCACGGTCACAGACCGGCTGACAACAACCCGTCAACGTGTCTGTGTCACAGATTTGCATGTCCCAACACATGCTGCAGCGTCTTGACCCCCCCCAGGCGCGGTGTTCCCTGAAGTCTGTCACAGAGCtgctgccctgccctgcccgTTGTTGCACCAGAGATGCTGCGCCTCAACGTCATATATGATAATTATTTACTTTCATGGTTGGGAAATAATAAACACGCAGCTATTTGTACAGACATTAGGATTCCAAACGCCCTAAAAAAGTCTCCTGGAGGAACTTTTATTTCCTTATCTGTTGAATTAGTTCTCTCCACTGTTGTTTCATGTTGAAAAGAAGGACGTCTGGATCCCTGTGCGCCTCCAGAGTGTGAGATAGGTCAGTCCTGTCCTGTTGGAGCCAAATGGAATTGACGGGGAATGAAGAGTCACACTTTCCGTCTGCTCTTATAACGTTATTACAAATAAgaactcagagagtgcagacctcctccaatcagcccattcccctcgtaattggatttacaccatccacatggtgatccggatcatcaccaaaaaggtTATAATTAATCTACTGTAATATTGCACTTCTGCTCTGGGCAGCATATTCTATTTGACAGTGTTAGTTTCTAGTTATTTTACATATCTGGCCAGACGGAGGAGTTGAGCATGAGGCTATGAGGGCAGATCAGGTGCAGGTGAGAGCCTAACATGACCAAGCCTCATGTGTTTTGGGAAGCCCAAGGAAATCCTGTGCCCTAGCGCTGGAGGTGGGGTGAAGAGTGAAGTGAAAGGGAGTGATTTCCTGCCGACTCATTTGGATTTGAAGCCAGATGTCGCTGTGACGTCTTCAGCAGGTGGAATTATCATTTAACATGGAAGACACTTCAGTCTTCAATGGAAATGCAGGGTTTTATTTATGAATGCCATTTCACTTCAAGTAGAAATATAATGAAAGTAGTTCGCTTTCCATTGATGTCACCGATATGTAAAagctgattgtataaaaataagAGAGAAcattgaggagagagagagagagagatcagcaATATAGGCCAGAATGCAGAATTCCCCGACCAGatttatctgggggggggggggtgataaagtTATCAGGTTATCAGCAGTAACCGAGTCAGAGATATGCTGAGCAGCCAAAACATTAAGGACTTCATTGACCACTAATGGTATTTagaatgttattatattatacagGAGCCAGAGAAGTTGTTTCAGTCCTGCAGGTAATGTTCAAATATCATTAATATATGATCCCATGCATGACGACTAAACCCTCCAGTACTCTGGAGGACATTTAGGAAATGTAAAATTACCAGAAACAAGTCAATTTTAAAGAAGAGAGCATGACAATTATAAATATTTGAAGATTTTACATGCATTTGATTTTAGCGACCATCTATCtcatagcgggggggggggtctcttaaATAGCACTGCCTCAGCTGAGGTTAAAAGAGACACACTGTGCTCTATTTTTAGTGATGTCTGCTTTATTTTTCAACTTTCCATCCCCTCTCTTTTCGgactctttgtttttgctggaCCTAATAAGCTGAAATGGGACAGAACAGGGCAGGAACTGAGACTGTGATGGACGAGGGTTATGAGCTCACAGAGACCGTGGCATAGCAaaggctgataaaaaaaaaaaaaaaaagagagaaagatggaaagATGGAAAGACTCAAGAAAGAGCAGCAGACCGACCATGGAAACGATTTTCCTtattctccctctccctttccgTCCCCCTTGCATTGCTGATTGCGAGGGGTTACAGCCGTTCGGTCCCTCTTGCACATGTCAGCCCAGACGTTGGAGATTAATGAATGACCCTCAGAGATGTTGACTTTACCCTGAGCAGCAAGAAATGTACAGACAGTCTGACAACTCATTTATAAccatgtaaccccccccccccccccccccccccaaaaggccTTGGCTCCGTGTTGCCGCAAGCTGGATACAGACCTGGATGTTTGGTGCTGTGGTGGAAAAAGGAAATGTAGCTACAGGTCACCAGATCAGGAAAAAAATGGCCTTGTTGCCAAGAGGGTTGCATGTGTGCGAGtgcatcattgtgtgtgtgtgtgtgtgtgagtcagtgCACTGACGTGGGTTTGATGGTGAGTTAGATGTTTGGGAATTTGAAATGCAAATTTCCTTAAAACGGCTCATGcttatgaaataaaaacatgcattggCCTACATGCATACATTGCAATTTATAAATACGCTACCAAAGTTATTTTATATAGATACAACCCtaacataaaaaaacagcaaaggtTAAATATAGGGAAATATACCAATGATAGTAGATACATTGGTAAATTAGATGAAAGATAAATTATTGTCCTGCAACATATCTAAATATATTTCTTTagtatttatttgttaaattgATATCCAGTGACTCAACAATTCAATCAGTCTGATAAGAGTTTTAGCCTTTGGGGAAGAGATCAAAAGATAAATTCTCATTTCAAAGTAAGAGCGAAGCACATTTCCCTCAAACAGCTACACGCATCTACTGGCCAGAGCTTcaactaaaaaaataaactgcaaaatCATCCTGAAATCTACGCGCTGACTCTCTGGATAAAAATGATGCCAATTTATCCTTTTCTAACCATTTAAGTGTAATTCTTGATCCCAACTCCGACCTCCTAGCAGCGTGTGTTTGTACAGCTCGCCGTATTCTGCTGGGACTGGTGCTGAACTCCCAGCGATGCTGCATTCAGCTCTTGCATGCGGGTTTGAGTGGAGCTGATAGTGCATCTGGAGCAATGGTGCTGTTGTTGGGTTATCAGCGGAGGTCTTCCGGGGCACAAGGTGACTGCTTGTCTGAGTAACAGTCTGGCTGCTTCTCAGAGATAACCTTTTTTATCTGCATCCAGCTCAAAATAGAAACAGCATCAGAGAATGCACagttagatggatggatggatggatggatggatggatggatggaaggattgATGGAGGACAGACCGATGCATGATCTAGAGCGTTTTCCTCTTAAGATGGTCTTTTAGGTCACTTTTCTTTGCAGCAAGTGTTTTCGTTCTTTCACTCAATATCTCTTTTTTACCCATGATAAAAGGAAAGATAAGAGAATGtagacaggaaataaaagagATAAGATTTCCTCCTTAGCTGTAAGGAGTCGTCAGAGGGAAGGAAAAGAGAAGCGTTATCAGAGAGGAAAGGGAACATCTTTATTCTGTATCTCTAAGGGTTTAGCGCAGCACAGGCACAAGTCTGACAATGTCATTTGGAGCTATTTAGAAAtcacagacaggaagctggTGAAAAATAGCTGTAGTATGTTATAAAAGTGTATGTTTAATTAACTTCCAATGCATCAACTAGGATATACTACTAGTCTTGcaaaaaatgttaaagtaaaaaTGCTCAAGTGATGACATCAAGTGTTCGTATAATCATGATGTGGTCAAGGGGTTCTATTTAAACTCCTAATCACGTCGCCGTTATCTTTAAAATGGCACCAAGTCCGTTTCTCACGCAATCAGTCTGGAATCCCGATCTTTATGGCGGAATTTATTGTCTTTACACAAAATAGACTTTGAGCTGCTGCTTCGCCAAAATGGGTTAAGAATAACTTTGACCTCAGTCACGTAAATAATCGTGCCTGATTTTCTCATAACTGCTCCAATGTGTGGGAAAGCTTGTGTAggattcctgtgtgtgtgtgtgtgtgtgtgtgaagggacTGAAATACACTTCTATGCATCCTATTTTGGGAAGTTTGTGTATCTTGGCCGACTTTGTCCGTCTGCTTTTCTAtaagaaaaggtcaaaggtgcATTTCCCTTGAGACGAGGACTAACGGTCCTGCAGTCCGGTATATCGTGTGCCACACATGGTGCAATAAGACCTTCTTTTCCCTTACTCCTGCCCGGACCCCTGCACCCTCGGCCCTTTAACGAAATGCAGAAGGAGCCTGAGAACAAAGTAGCCCACTGACAGAAGCAGGCCAGACCAGATGCCATCAGCACAGATTTAGAATCACCTCAATCTTGGAAAGACAGGCTTGTGTACGTTTCTCTGTGGTTCAAGAAAAAGTAGGCCTCACAATAATGgcaaatacaaacacataaacacgcTATGTTGGCTTCTCATTTTGATATATACGCGTTTTCATTCGCCTCCATATATCCTCTATCTATTCTGTGGTTCTGTTGTTAGAGAAGACATTTATTGAGGGAACGGCTTTGTCACCACTGAGGACAAGATTGGGAGGAGGTTCCTTGATTAGCCACATGTGTTCATTTGTATGGAACAAAAGTACTTTTAAAATGGTTAAATGTTGGATCTAGATCTGGACATCAAAGTGCCCATTTTGGACCTGCATGGAATTGACAGTGGTCTCTGTGGACCCGTGTTGCACGGCAATGCCATGCATAAAGAAAGACTCGATAGAGATCTGCAGAGGTAGTAACAAATACCATGGGTcaccagcaacaacaacaataagacAGACTGGCCATCGGGCCTGGCTGTCCTAAAGCTCCCTGActctggggcgggggggcatgCCGGACCAAATAAaggctaaaaacacacacttcactTCTCATTAGAGTGGAGCCCTGTGACAGATGACTGAGGGCTCAACCAGGCCGGCGCGGCCCAATGAAGTCACCAGAATGGATTAGAACGAGTGAAAAGGTTGATTTGTTAAGCCTGCCCCCGGGAGCAAAGTTAACGCTGCCGCTCCAACTATCTTTTGCTGTGAAGTCGGAAGTATAGATCCGATATAGAGGTTCTTAATGGGTGGTCCAGCCCTTATCATGGGGGGcacaattaaatgtttttaagttCATCTTGTCCATTGTCTACTGAAATATCTGGAAGTCTAGTTTTATCAGATGGGAGGACGTCAAACAAATCACTGAATTGGACCTCGGTGTCGGTTTAGGGCTCCTTGACCTTTTTTGGGATCCACAGGATTTATCATGCGTTCCCAACGCCTGAAGCTTTAACATCCACATTAGTTATCATCTCAACACCAGATCAGTGTTTGTAccactgtgtttttgtgccaTTGGGAGAAGACTGAATACAATCAATACTGAAAACACATCGTCATTCTCTTTGACACACTTGAACTGGACTCAATCAGTACGTTGTATTGCGTTAGGATTTATTTGGGACATACCTTTTCGATGAGTCATAAATGATCAAGCCATTCTGGATTTATTGCTAACTTATGAGCGACTCTGCAAATGGTCCATTGGGAGTTGCTCATCAGCTAATGGCGAGCAGATGGTCTCCCAACGGCTCCACATTCGTTCTCCAATAACTACTTCACATAAAATATTGTAAGTCTGTTTGTTAAAGGAGGATCAAAGTGAATTTTAATAAATGTCTTGTTTGGCGAGTAAAAAATGTCATTAACAGCAAACGACTTTAAAAGCTGACATTCTGTGATAGGCGCTAGAAGTGTTATGTTTGCTAAGTTAGTGTTTTTGATATTGTGGGGACATGCGTGAACATGTCTTTAATCCTACGTGCCGCTGATGTTCCCACATAGACACACATTAATGCAATGACTTAAAGAGGAGCAGGTTCAGGCTCACGCTGGAGGTCGTGGCCTGCAGGAGTGCAGCCCAGTCTAACACCAGCACACCTCTGAGATCCCAGCagtctcctccacctcccattCAGTCAAACCCAGCTATCCCACAGCTGTCCTCCTGTACTGTCGGCGTGCAGCCAGCCCTTTGGCGGTGCAGCGGCCCAACAGCACCGTGCTTCATTAGTGGGGGAGAGAAAGGTTGACTGTGATTGTTTATTGATGGAGTCCAAAGTGAACAACGGAGAGAAgaggggcggaggaggaggacaaggtcACGTGAAGGGAACGCAGTACAAAAATAAACCAAGAGGGGTGAAAACAGTGGCGGGAACAATGGAGCGTCAGATCAGAGGTCCGTGTGCCCTCTGTGTAAACATCTAACGCTGCCTGGTTCCTGAGATCACCTTTTCCAACGCTTTTGGTTAGACTACCGTAAACCTAGCATCGCCGCAGCTTTCCAGCATATGCGCTTCTCATGAACACAGAGGTGCTGAAAACTGTGTCCTTCCCTTGGAACTTTAGACTCTATTCCCTGGAGGCAAAACTAAAACAATCAAACCACCACCATGACAGGAAAGTGTCTCAAACATGTGTCTCAAACATGTGTCTCAAACATGTGCATCACCTTCACAAGCAGCCAATGATTAAAAAGCATGCAGGCGTCTTTAACGGAGTCCAATTCtagattttctttcaaataacTCCAacctgaatttaaaaaatgaggAACTCGTCTGCCTGCTTCTCATTTACTTCCTCTTGAATAGAATGTGCAGAGAAACGTGCGTCTCTGAAGAGCTTGGGACTTTTTGgactttgtgttttcttaaCAGCTCTCACGCCGCTGGATTGTTTTCCATGGATGCCGACCAAAAGATAAAGATGTGGCCCCTCGGGGACTCTAGGAGACCATTGCCACAAAGGCGCTCGCTTGGAGTTCTTGTTGCCTTGGAAACTTTCAGTTGAAATATAGCCTTAAAGGGCTGAATGAGAATCACTCTTTGTGGGTAAATAATAGCGCACAGCTATTGTTAAAAATTCACAGCCTACGGaggtggattttctttttcttttttttagct
Proteins encoded in this window:
- the s1pr3a gene encoding sphingosine 1-phosphate receptor 3a, with protein sequence MVNLLQEGMNPVIVSHYNHSGKWDRPRGGGACKMAVLLIICVLIVLENVTVLLALWRNKRFHSRMYFLIGNLALSDMLAGVAYVVNIFTSGRNTFFLTPVQWLAREGSMFVALSASTFSLLAIGIERHMTMVRLRPCETAGRGRLLGLLAACWLVSVLLSALPSLGWNCLNNMASCSTVLPLYAKSYVAFCTSVFSALLVAIIILYIRIYRLVTSSGRRVSSRPSERSLALLRTVVIVLGVFVICWTPLFLLLLLDVGCSPDNCPVLYQVDWFIALAVLNSALNPLIYTLSSREMRAAFFRLLCCCLTSMESTGTPGVGNLHLGTVIPTAENSKTSFGGGGGSGEGKSTLNRGKVPKSMNSDGKHGAPSAAAPPHPSGPADLLSAVLVKAGALPLSKF